A window of the Lactuca sativa cultivar Salinas chromosome 5, Lsat_Salinas_v11, whole genome shotgun sequence genome harbors these coding sequences:
- the LOC111883280 gene encoding uncharacterized protein At5g01610, translating into MEKALIKVGSIKAGSFWVSKKAKEEISNISQDLSTLSNTVEKKAKWVFDKLKGKPSKPLPDFLREYNLPPGLFPQNITCYEFDEAKLKLVVHLPSPCEVTFKDQSVIRYATRVKGLVSRGKLTVIEGMKTKVVVWVKVSSVVVENYRSDKVWFTAGVKKSRSRDAYETPRDAIRVDEF; encoded by the exons ATGGAGAAAGCTTTGATTAAAGTTGGCAGCATTAAAGCTGGTAGCTTTTGGGTTTCTAAAAAGGCCAAAGAAGAGATCTCCAACATTTCGCAAGATCTTTCG ACGCTCTCAAACACAGTGGAAAAGAAGGCGAAATGGGTATTCGACAAACTAAAAG GCAAGCCTTCGAAACCATTGCCAGATTTCCTTAGAGAATACAACCTCCCTCCTGGATTATTCCCACAAAACATAACATGTTATGAGTTTGATGAGGCAAAGCTAAAACTCGTGGTGCATTTACCCTCTCCTTGCGAGGTTACCTTCAAGGATCAGTCTGTGATAAGATACGCGACTCGAGTGAAAGGGCTTGTGTCAAGGGGAAAGCTGACTGTGATAGAAGGAATGAAGACAAAGGTGGTTGTTTGGGTGAAAGTATCGAGTGTGGTTGTGGAGAATTATAGGTCTGATAAAGTGTGGTTCACGGCTGGTGTGAAGAAATCACGGTCTAGAGATGCTTATGAGACACCCCGTGATGCGATTAGAGTTGATGAATTTTGA